GCCAAGGACAGAAAGCTTTCACACTCACTTTCACAAGCGACCTGCAAATTCATCCCTTTTTTTCTGATTCACTTCCTCGATACAGAAAAGCGGTATTATACAGGGTTTTTTGCCTACCCGAGCAAactttatattttatttaactaggcaagtcagttaagaacaaattcgtattttcaatgacagtctaggaacagtgggttaactgccttgttcaggggcagaatgacagatttttaccttgtcggctcagggattcgatcttgcaacctttcggttactagtccaacgctctaaccactaggctacctgccaataCACTTGATACACTTCCTCAGCACAATAGGCGGTAACCATAGGATTTTTTCCTGTCTGAGCAGTCCTCTGTCGACTATAGAGTGGTAACCTCAGGTCTTTTTGCCTGTCTGAGCAGTCCTCTGTCGACTATAGAGTGGTAACCTCAGGTCTTTTTGCCTGTCTGAGCAGTCCTCTGTCGACTATAGAGTGGTAACCTCAGGTCTTTTTGCCTGTCTGAGCAGTCCTCTATCAATAAATATTATAATACTATAGAGCGGTAACCACAAGTCTTCTATTTCATTTCATTCGACCATACAGATGGACAGTTGCCACtcaagcgtcgtccgggttagggagggtttggccggcagggatatccttgtctcatcgcgcactagcgactcctgtggcgggccgagcgcagtgcacgctgacctggtcgccaggtgtacggtgttccctccgacacattggtgcggctggcttccgggttggatgtgcattgtgtcaagaagctgtgcggcttggttgggttgtgtttcggaggacgcatggctctcgaccttcgcctctctcgagtccgtacgggagttgcagcgatgagacaagactgtaactactaccaattggataccacgaaattggggtgaAAAAAATTGGTATATTCAACCTCATGGAACATGCAGATACATGTGTAAACTATAGGCTGATCTGCTTCTACTTATGTATTCTCTGTAAATATTTCAATGAAGTGTTTTGCATCGTACTGGATGCCTAATTGTTTCCTATCTTGGATTACCTGCCATTTTAAGGGTATACCTTCCATTGTCCTCATTTCACCTGTCGTATTGTTACACATATCAATCTTATTTAAGGTCAGGACATGTACCAATCGGTTGACTGGGTGACTGGCTTTTGCAAGTTTCACATTCACAGTTAGTCCTGTTTTTCGACTTCAATAGATATGCGTGCATTCATGTAGGCCTACTTGTATGAGGGAAAACGAGTATGCCTTGCCAAATGCCTTGCCAAATGTTAATTGCATGTAGTCTACAGTAGTATCTGGATGTTTTACCATCTCCTTTCAACTCTTTCCAGATCTGCTCACATTACAACAAGGGCGTTGGTGAGCATGGCTCCTGCAAGTTTAAAACCAGTTGCACCAGCCTCCACCTCTGCCTGCACTTCCTCCAGGGAGACTGTAAGTTTGGTGCTGGATGTAAGAGGGCCCACACATTTGATGCCACCACCTTGAAGATCCTAAATGGCAGAGGATTCAGCCAAGAGAACATCAGGATCCTCGACAAGATCTACAATAACAAATTCATCATCATCGGTCAGGGTCACGAAGAAAAGCCATCTGGTACGGAAATGACAAGGTAGAATCCATGGAAATATCATTGTAATATAATGTAGTAACTGTTTGTCCTGTGTCTAGTTGTAGTACCCTCCCCTGCTCCAGCCATAGAGCCAGTTGGGAAAGAGCGTTCTCGTAAGCCTTCGTCCCGCTCCATCAGTGAGACCGACAGGAATGAAATCTGCCTCTTCTTCATCCGCAGGCACTGCAGCTTCAAAGGTAACATGAACTAAACCTACTTTATCAACATTTTAGGTTACAGTACTGTGTTTGAAGTGTTTAcatgtgtttctgtgtctgtgtgttctgtcaGAGAAGTGTGTCCGTATCCACTACCACCTGCCTTACAAATGGCAGAtcttagagagagatggagtgactTGGAGAGACCTGCCCAATGTGGAGGAGATTGAAAAGGCCTACTGTATCCCAGGAAAAGATACAAGGTACAGTTGTCATCATAtcagatttattttttattttttgaaataCATTAAGTCCTATTTAATGTACTACACTCGACTAGTGACacactcaatatggaagtggtctgatgaagcggatgctaagatACAGGaatgtttcgctagcacagattggaatatgttccgggattcatccgatggcattgaggagtttaccacgtcagtcaccggcttcattaataagtgcatcgacgatgtcatccccacagtgaccatacctaCATataccaaccagaagccatggattaaggGAAACATCcttactgagctaaaggctagagctgccgctttcttggagtgggacactaatccagatgcttataagaaatcctgctacaccctcagacgaaccatcaaacaagcagtgtcaatacaagactaagatataatcctactacaccgtttctgacactcgtcggatgtggtagggcttgtaaactatcacggattacaaagggaaacccaacccagtgacgcaagcctaccagacaagcgaAATGCTTTCTATGCTTGCTTTGAGGCTAGCAAcattgaaccatgcatgagagcaccagctgttccggacaactgtgtgatcatgtTCTCTGTAGCCAATGTAAGACcgttaaacaggttaacattcacagacggattaccaagacACGTACTTGGAGCATACACTGACCAGCtggcatgtgtcttcactgatattttcaacctctccctgaaccttgtcagctcgggggatccaatcttgcaaccttacagttaactagtccaacgctataACCACCTGCCActcgttgcactccacaaggaactgcctgttacgcgaatgcggTCAGCCAAGgttagttgctagctagcattaaacttatcttataaaaaacaatcaatcaatcaatcataatcactagttaactacacatggttgatgatattactagtttatctagggtgtcctgcgttgcatataatctgactgagcatacaagcatacaagtatctgactgagcggtggtaggcagcagcaggctcgtaagcattcattcaaacagcactttcgtgcattttgccagcagctcttcgttgtgcgtcaagcattgcgctgtttatgacttcaagcctatcaactcccgagttgaggctggtgtaaccgatgtgaaatggctagctagttagcggggtgcgcgctaatagcgtttcaaacatcacttgctctgagacttggagtggttgttccccttgctctgcatgggtaacgttgcttcgagggtggctgttgtcgttgtgttcctggttcgagcccaggtaggagtgaggagagggatcgaagctatactgttacactggcaatactaaagtgcctataagaacatccaattgtcaaaggttaatgaaatacaaatggtatagagggaaatagtcctataattcctataataactacaacctaaaacttcttacctgggaatattgaagactcatgttaaaaggaacaacAAGCTTTCATAtgctctcatgttctgagcaaggaacttaaacgttagccttcttacatggcacatattgcacttttactttcttctacaacagtttgtttttgcattatttaaaccaaattgaacatgtttcattatttatttgaggctaaattgattttattgatgtattatattaagttaaaataagtgttcattcagtattgttgtaattgtcattattacaaataaattaaaaaaatagtCAGATTACTCGGGATCGGCTTttctggtcctccaataatcggtatcggcgttgaaaaatcataatcggtcaacctctaactccaacacacacactacatatgctcacacacacaaaacatacatacacacacacatgcatattgacaccacacagacacttacacttacacacacacactttcgcaCTTTTTaactcttcacatacgctgctgcaactagtcactttacccctacctacatgtacatattacctttttgtcttattttttatctctgcattgttgggaaagggctcgtcagTAAGTCTTTCCCGttttaaagtctacacctgttgtgttcgcaTGTgacaaaatgttattttatttgtaagtcgctctggataagagcgtctgctaaatgacttaaatgtaaatgtaatttgacTGTTCGATATAGTACAGCATTCTCTCTGTGTTGCCCCTAGTGGAGGTATCCAGCCAGTGAACTTCCTCACCATGACATGTGGAAGGTCTCCAGTGCGTCGTCTGTCCACTGTGTCGTCCGTCACCAAACCTCCTCACTTCATCCTTACCACAGAATGGCTGTGGTACTGGTCGGGTGAGCTGGGACAGTGGATAGAGTATGGCCAGGAGGTCGGTCCAATTAATACTTCTAGTTCCTGTCCTTCAGAGAACAACACAAACAATTGTATTAACATGTTGTTACGTGGTACTTTAGTAACTGCATTACAACtggtggcaggtagcccagtggttagagaaGCGGCGTGTGAATCCCAGCTCAGACGGGAAAATCTGGTGCGGAATGAGCCTGCAACCGGAGGGTTGTTAGTATTAACCTAGATACCATCacctgccgttgtgcccttgcaAGGCACTTCACCACCTATAATTGCTCCATTGGCGCTGTGCTGCGGCTGACCTATTTTGCTTCCAGCCCTTCGGGGGTGATGGGGGGgtgatgtgtgtgtctctgggggTTGGGTTGTGCATAAAGTCAAGTTTCAGTTCTCTGTTAAGTTAATGGACAATGAAGTACATCTTATACTTGCATAGTAATGGAGTTGAGCAATGCTGTTACTATAGTAaccagtgttactacacaggAATACGTGCAAGTTGTACCGTTTTAATGTGTTAGGGAATGTTTTCATTGTGGGTTTATCTAAGCCTTGTTCGTGTTCTATGTAGATGTATGATGATAGTAAGGAGAAAGTGGCCTCTGTCACCTCCAAGACCCTGGAGAATGTATACCAAGCTGACTCGGACAGCGAGATTCCATTTGGATCTGGCCATAACCAGTACATTCTCTATTTCAAAGGTACTGTAAACAGTTTGGGACAACTATGTAGCCTTTCAGAAGCTATTTGCCATTGTTACGAAATATAATTTGTTTTCAataacttacctggttaaatgttCGTCAGCAAACAACCCCGTAAACTGTGTTTTGTCATACTAGATGCATTTTGATAGATTCTCTATTTCAGAGATGTATCAGCAGAATGTTAGATTCAAAACCAAAAGAGAGGTTCGTAGGAGACCCTGCTTTCTCTCTGGACTGGATGTGGAGGCCAAGCTTAAGAGGTACAATATGCCTATTGTGACTGTCCTTCATGactactgtaggcctatgtaaTGTTAATGTCCTCCCACACCTTAACTCATGTTCCTCATCTGGGCCTGGTATAGCTCTTCGTTTAGAGCGAAATCCTTCATTGAGATTAGTATTTCATGTTTTCCTTCAAAACATCAGGATATTTACTGACCGTAATACTACTAAAGATTGTACAAGTGTGAGGGAATTTCTGTTGTCTGAAGAGAGAGCCTTGAACTGTACATCTTGTCTCATAAAATCATGAGTTCCTGTAGGTGCTGGGTAGAGGTATTTGGGGGAGACGGTCATGACTCCCTCCTCAGACATTTTGGCAGAACCCCCAGAATATGTTCTATAAGTTAAGATAGGAGACGGTGCCAGACACATGCAGGAACCATGCCTATGTAGCTTGTCTGTGTAagcagtatataagagaactaacgggactgccccggTAGAGCTCACTTCAGACCTGTACTTTATGCATCTAAGTTTGACTGtgacctctccagcttgctgtTAATAAAGAatgattaatttaagattgactACAGGTGTCCATGGTGGTAATTTCCACGACATAAGTGTACTAGTTTGTTATCTAAAATGTTATCCTTTTCAAAAGGGGCAGTGATTTTGAAATGGAAATGTTGTAGTTTGTAGAGGAAGCCCTGTTGGATATATTTCTGAATCCATCAAAACAGAAAGCTTCCCTTTTGAATTTCCTGTGTTTCTGTCTCCATGGTAGTGGATCTCCAGAGAGCACCAGCTCTTCTACTGTGTCTGTCCCTCCACACTGGGACAAGGGAGCCCTGCCTGACTTCACATACAAGGTACTCCCAGTCATAATATGATGATACggttaaccacacacacacacacacacacacacacacacacacacacacacacacacaccatccaaaTGATTCAACTGTTTCCTTCAGCTGGTTCCACTCTTAGGCCTGATGACAGAGTACCAAATGGTGCAGAGTCTGTTCAAATGTACCATGTCCACCAGCACCATCCACAAAATCAACAGGATCCAGAACCCCTCACTCTGGAGGGTCTTCCAGTGGTATGTACACTACACTATGTTAGTGTAGTAGTGAGACAGTTGTAGGTTAGATGTAGCTGTCTCAGTATGACGCACTGAGGCCATCTTTATAAGACCTGAAATTCTACCACCCCTTGTGGTTTAGTTGTTTTAGTTTTTCTGTGGTTTAGTGGTAAAGACGGTAACATTGGAGTGCAGAGGGAATATTTAGGTTTTAAACTGTCCACTTATAGTAGTGCCTCATGGATGTGTTGGTTGGTGTGTTTGTGGCCAGGCAGAAGGAACAGATGAAGGTGAAGAATGGAGGGAAACTTGTGGATGAGAGACACTTGTTCCACGGCACAGAAGTGTCTATCGTAGAGGCCATCTGTGAACAGAACTTTGACTGGAGGGTCTGTGGCATCCATGGATCAAATTATGGCAAAGGTGAATGTTTATACAGCTATATCAATGACTAATATCCACTGCTTCTGAGAAACTTTTTGTGCATGTTATTGTTTTACTCTAACGTGTTTACGATTATTTTCCAGGAAGCTATTTTGCCAGAGATGCCTTGTACTCTAATAGATTCTCCAAGTCTTCGGTCTCTGGCAAGAAGATCATGTTTGTGGCTCTGGTGCTGGTCGGGGAGTTCACTAAGGGAAACAAGGACTACCTTCGCCCCCCTCAGAAAGGCACCAGCAAGGGGCACTACGACAGCTGTGTCGACTCCGAAAGCAACCCAGGCATTTTTGTTGTGTTTGAGAAACAGCAGATTTACCCAGAATTCATCATTGAGTACTCCTAGAATCCACGGTAGTGCGTAGCTTCATGTTTTTCTGAAAACGAGTAATTGTGTGGTCATCAAGTATTTTTTTAGACACGTTGCAAAACGCATCCATTATTGTGGTGGGAGAAAATTATTTGAAAATCATTCTTCAGAATATAAAAACGGTTTAGGGGTTTCTCTTTTACTGGGTTCAAAACTGCTGTTTTGGTGACTTATACCAAGGTCATAGGATTTAGTGCCAATGAATGTGTAATGTtacgggatttttgtgtttaatgactaaaatatgtatacatttgacttaacATTCAACATTTATGAGTTATAATTCtatgtgttccttgttagaaagaatgggtttatcttcagacaggctagaatgatgtctctacccagggaggggaaagaccttgaGATGGTTGTAGATAGTtgaacaggtggcagacagtaatgagaactcgaactgtattgccattgtatccgagaggaggttggacattaaaacctatgacatcattcttattatataacctgatgtaaaatgtattatgatcagtactctcgagaataaacgctattgattgattgattttaagactggttTTCTGTCCATTTGGCtgataattatcttacaaattcttatttatgggcagaatgttttaattgaattggttaataaACAGGAATCGAAATTCCTTTAACAGTAAAGGCCCTATGTAACCAGATGTGTACGATGATTGTTATTATGACGACTTGTTGTTTTTCTCTCAGGTAGATGAAACATCAACCTTATTCCTGTAATACGAAAGTACAATATGTGGTGTACCTTACACAAAACATTACTCAACTACTTTAGCTAAAATTTGACAAGTTTTAAATATGTCTTGTCAGTAAAAAAAAAGGCTTTTTTTAATCACATGGCATAACTGTAGCATACTGTTAACTTGATATGTATTTTTCCAAAGTTATACAGTGTGCACATACTGGAATAAAACTTTATTCATGATGTGTCCCATTTCAACATTTATTTCACCATTGCATGTACTCTTCCATAGCATGTCATTTTCCCTTTCAATCAAAAAAAAGATTTTATGAAATTATACTGGTTACACATATTCTTTccctgattttttgttgttgatcacATCTCATATGCAACATAAAATAGCGGCGCAACACTCCAAATCAACAGAAGTTACACCATCCCATGAGTAAGAAAGGTATACAGTCGAGCTTAAATCATACACAGTGACATGCAAGCTTTTCAACTGAAGAGGCCATGAAAAATGGTAGGTGCAGATATTAAACATCATGGAAAACGGTAGGTGCAGATATTAACATCATGGAAATGGTAGGTGCAGATATTAACATCATGGAAATGGTAGGTGCAGATATTAACATCATGGAAATGGTAGGTGCAGATATTAACATCATGGAAACGGTAGGTGCAGATATTAACATCATGGAAATGGTAGGTGCAGATATTAACATCATGGAAATGGTAGGTGCAGATATTAACATCATGGAAACGGTAGGTGCAGATATTAACATCATGGAAATGGTAGGTGCAGATATTAACATCATGGAAATGGTAGGTGCAGATATTAACATCATGGAAACGGTAGGT
This genomic stretch from Salvelinus alpinus chromosome 15, SLU_Salpinus.1, whole genome shotgun sequence harbors:
- the parp12a gene encoding protein mono-ADP-ribosyltransferase PARP12, giving the protein MSSVVSQYVTKILCGNQGCLDFKQLDQIVGQKFTVADEVLLGILCDRGKYAISKGEGKASRLAMSQNSVIVAKTSLRVCQSPPGDCLHCENLHLCRYFVCGNCRFGNKCKNAHSLDSTHNTALIRSVGHHDLGEAELFPLLLQNDPYLMPEICSHYNKGVGEHGSCKFKTSCTSLHLCLHFLQGDCKFGAGCKRAHTFDATTLKILNGRGFSQENIRILDKIYNNKFIIIGQGHEEKPSVVVPSPAPAIEPVGKERSRKPSSRSISETDRNEICLFFIRRHCSFKEKCVRIHYHLPYKWQILERDGVTWRDLPNVEEIEKAYCIPGKDTSGGIQPVNFLTMTCGRSPVRRLSTVSSVTKPPHFILTTEWLWYWSGELGQWIEYGQEMYDDSKEKVASVTSKTLENVYQADSDSEIPFGSGHNQYILYFKEMYQQNVRFKTKREVRRRPCFLSGLDVEAKLKSGSPESTSSSTVSVPPHWDKGALPDFTYKLVPLLGLMTEYQMVQSLFKCTMSTSTIHKINRIQNPSLWRVFQWQKEQMKVKNGGKLVDERHLFHGTEVSIVEAICEQNFDWRVCGIHGSNYGKGSYFARDALYSNRFSKSSVSGKKIMFVALVLVGEFTKGNKDYLRPPQKGTSKGHYDSCVDSESNPGIFVVFEKQQIYPEFIIEYS